A window of the Candidatus Zixiibacteriota bacterium genome harbors these coding sequences:
- the ribE gene encoding 6,7-dimethyl-8-ribityllumazine synthase produces MPKTIKGDLHAKDKSFALVVSRFNEFVTHRLLDGALDCLYRHGADERKVTIVWTPGSFEIPYAALKLAESKKYHAVICLGAVIKGDTPHYDYIASEVTKNIARITLETGVPVIFGVITTENLEQAIERAGAKAGNKGWDAALSAIEMVNLFEQI; encoded by the coding sequence ATGCCCAAAACTATCAAAGGGGACCTGCACGCCAAGGATAAGAGCTTTGCTCTGGTGGTCTCGCGCTTTAACGAGTTCGTCACCCACAGGCTTTTGGATGGAGCTTTAGATTGTCTTTACCGCCACGGTGCAGATGAGAGAAAAGTCACCATCGTCTGGACCCCAGGCTCTTTTGAGATTCCTTATGCTGCGCTTAAACTGGCAGAAAGCAAGAAATATCATGCGGTGATCTGCCTGGGTGCGGTTATAAAGGGTGATACTCCGCATTATGATTATATCGCCAGTGAAGTGACCAAGAATATCGCCAGGATAACCTTGGAGACAGGTGTGCCGGTGATATTTGGGGTTATCACCACCGAGAATTTAGAACAAGCTATTGAAAGGGCAGGGGCCAAAGCTGGTAATAAAGGCTGGGATGCAGCACTCTCGGCAATTGAGATGGTGAACCTGTTTGAACAAATTTAA
- the nusB gene encoding transcription antitermination factor NusB — protein MGKRREARELVLKSLYCWEISGKKPDEVFSDLVSQIELDNSSKLFSRELFKKVIEHQKEIDELIKKNVQHWDFSRIAVVDKNILRIGICELLYLDDIPVKVSLDEAIELAKKYSSEDSGSFVNGVLDAVAKKIKKT, from the coding sequence ATGGGTAAACGCAGAGAGGCAAGAGAGCTGGTTTTGAAATCGCTTTATTGCTGGGAGATAAGCGGTAAGAAGCCGGATGAGGTGTTCAGCGACCTTGTGTCCCAAATAGAGCTTGACAATTCGTCCAAACTTTTTTCCAGAGAACTATTCAAGAAAGTAATTGAGCACCAGAAGGAAATCGATGAGCTGATAAAGAAGAACGTTCAGCACTGGGATTTCTCCAGGATAGCAGTGGTGGATAAGAATATCTTAAGGATAGGTATTTGTGAACTTTTATACTTAGATGATATTCCAGTAAAAGTATCTTTAGATGAAGCTATTGAGCTGGCTAAAAAGTATTCATCTGAGGATTCCGGCTCTTTCGTAAACGGGGTTTTGGATGCCGTAGCCAAGAAGATTAAGAAAACATGA